In Lagopus muta isolate bLagMut1 chromosome 6, bLagMut1 primary, whole genome shotgun sequence, one DNA window encodes the following:
- the PNPLA2 gene encoding patatin-like phospholipase domain-containing protein 2, whose protein sequence is MFPLDSAWNISFAGCGFLGVYHIGVASCLQEHAPFLVANARKVYGASAGALTATALVTGACLGEAGASIIRVSKEARKRFLGPLHPSFNLVKIIRLCLSKTVPENGHEVAAGRLGISLTRVSDGENVILSDFHSKEELIQACVCSTFIPVYCGLIPPTLRGVRYVDGGISDNLPRYELKNTITVSPFSGESDICPRDSSTNMHELRVTNTSIQFNLRNLYRLSKALFPPEPQVLRDMCKQGYRDALHFLKKNGLLHLNRPSPAGPLLAIEAPPGEKKEEEEEAEDQMENNTALAVVEDHIFEHLPPKLNQALLEACAERRGFLTGISNTLPVRVATAMMVPYLLPLESAVSFTVRLLEWLPDIPEDIRWMREQITEICNYLVKKAKKKLGSHLSARLYYHLELGGPQSLPISPGSPCGEAVPIWMRSNRSLSDVMLKWEEYQRQLVMGLLCINVDMQASLFPWEGFQKKLPHLDCAKECLPLF, encoded by the exons ATGTTCCCTTTGGACTCGGCTTGGAACATCTCTTTCGCCGGCTGCGGCTTCCTGGGGGTCTACCACATCGGCGTGGCCAGCTGCCTCCAGGAGCATGCCCCTTTCCTCGTCGCCAACGCCCGGAAGGTGTACGGGGCTTCGGCCGGCGCGCTCACCGCCACCGCCCTCGTCACCGGCGCCTGCCTCG GTGAGGCTGGTGCCAGCATTATTCGAGTGTCTAAAGAAGCACGAAAGAGGTTCCTGGGTCCACTTCACCCCTCTTTCAACTTGGTGAAGATCATTCGGCTCTGCCTGTCCAAGACTGTGCCAGAGAATGGGCATGAGGTGGCAGCAGGACGTCTGGGTATTTCCCTCACACGAGTGTCTgatggagaaaatgtcataCTGTCAGACTTCCATTCCAAGGAGGAACTGATTCAG gcCTGTGTCTGCAGCACCTTTATCCCTGTCTACTGTGGGCTGATACCTCCAACGTTGCGTGGAGTG agATATGTTGATGGAGGAATTTCTGACAACTTGCCACGATACGAGCTGAAGAACACAATCACAGTGTCTCCTTTCTCAGGAGAGAGTGATATCTGCCCACGAGACAGTTCCACAAACATGCATGAGCTGAGAGTCACCAATACAAGCATCCAGTTCAACCTTCGCAACCTCTACCGCCTCTCAAAGGCCCTCTTTCCTCCAGAGCCACAG GTGCTGCGGGATATGTGCAAGCAGGGCTATCGGGATGCACTGCACTTCCTGAAGAAGAATG GTCTCCTTCACCTTAATCGTCCAAGTCCTGCTGGTCCTCTCCTTGCAATAGAAGCCCCtccaggagagaagaaagaggaagaagaagaagctgAGGACCAGATGGAAAACAACACCGCCCTTGCTGTCGTTGAAGACCACATCTTTGAACACTTGCCTCCCAAACTGAACCAAG ctCTTTTGGAGGCTTGTGCTGAAAGAAGAGGTTTCTTGACTGGTATTAGCAACACGCTGCCTGTACGTGTGGCCACTGCCATGATGGTCCCCTACCTGCTGCCTCTGGAGTCTGCTGTTTCCTTCACTGTCAG GTTGCTGGAATGGCTTCCGGATATCCCTGAGGATATTAGATGGATGAGGGAGCAGATAACTGAAATCTGCAACTATCTTgtgaagaaagccaagaagaaaCTGGGCAGCCATCTTTCAGCCAG GCTTTACTATCATCTTGAGCTTGGTGGGCCCCAGAGCCTGCCAATTTCTCCAGGATCTCCTTGTGGTGAAGCAGTGCCTATATGGATGAGAAGCAACCGTTCCCTGTCTGATGTCATGCTGAAGTGGGAGGAGTACCAGCGTCAGCTTGTGATGGGCTTACTCTGCATCAATGTGGACATGCAGGCATCCCTCTTCCCTTGGGAAggatttcagaagaaacttcCACATTTGGACTGTGCAAAAGAGTGCCTGCCACTCTTCTGA
- the RPLP2 gene encoding 60S acidic ribosomal protein P2, translated as MRYVAAYLLAVLGGNESPTSKDLKKILDSVGIETDDERLNKVISELNGKNIEDVIAQGNGKLASMPAGGAVAVSAGAVSAAPAAGAAPAAAEEKKEEKKEESEESDDDMGFGLFD; from the exons atgCGTTACGTTGCAGCATACCTTCTCGCAGTCCTTGGTGGCAATGAATCCCCCACGTCAAAGGACTTGAAAAAGATCCTCGACAGCGTTGGCATTGAGACGGACGATGAACGCCTCAACAAG GTTATTAGTGAGCTGAATGGAAAAAACATTGAGGACGTCATTGCTCAGG GTAATGGAAAGCTTGCCAGCATGCCGGCTGGGGGAGCTGTGGCAGTCTCTGCTGGAGCggtctctgctgctcctgctgcaggtgctgcccCTGCTGCTG ctgaggagaagaaagaagagaagaaggaagaatcTGAAGAATCTGATGATGACATGGGATTTGGCCTATTCGATTAA